The Motilibacter peucedani region GAGACCTTCGCCGGCAGCTGGCAGGGGCTGACGGGCGCCGAGATCGCCGCGGTCGACGCGGAGAGCTGGGAGGCCTGGGTCGCCGGCGTGCCGGACGCACGGCCTGGCGGCGGCGAGACCCGCTGGGAGGTCGCAGAGCGCACGTCCGAGGCCCTGCAGAAGGCGCTCGCGCGCGTCGAGCCCGGCGGCACCCTCGTCGCGGTCACCCACGGGGGAGCGGCGCGCACCGCGCTCGCGATGCTGCTCGCCCTGCCGCCCGAGCTGTGGGGCTGCCTCGGCGGGCTGTCGAACTGCTGCTGGTCGGTGCTCCACGAGGACCCGCGGCGCGGGCCGGACGCCTGGCGGCTCGAGGAGCACAACGCGGGCTCCCTGCCGCAGCCGGTGCTCTCCGAGGAGGGCTGAGCGGGGGCGTCGCCCCCGATGCACTATGCTTCTGCGAG contains the following coding sequences:
- a CDS encoding histidine phosphatase family protein; its protein translation is MTTVPRPGGRRIVLWRHGRTEWNADERFQGQTDVPLDGTGREQARTAARLLTGLRPSVIVSSDLVRARDTAAALAELTGVPVDTDPGLRETFAGSWQGLTGAEIAAVDAESWEAWVAGVPDARPGGGETRWEVAERTSEALQKALARVEPGGTLVAVTHGGAARTALAMLLALPPELWGCLGGLSNCCWSVLHEDPRRGPDAWRLEEHNAGSLPQPVLSEEG